The window TTGTAGTCTCGAGGTAATGGAATCAgtgaataataaataaataaatatatatatatatatataattcggTTTGGATTCGGGGATGGAACAGATTGGGGACCCCTATAACCATAATATTATTCACGGTTTTTTCCCATATCCAAAATATACCCGAATTTTCATACCAAAATCCAATCAATTCGAACGATTAGAATAGGGATGAACAACGTCAATAAATGTGACTACGAAGTAATTAGCTTTAACGGAGAGGAACTATTTATATAAAACCATaaactcattttttttataactataAATACATATACGAACCCCTTCTTAACAAAAATATATAGACCCCTAATATTCTACAACCATAACTGGCAAAAGAATATTGAATAATAAACCATCAATATATTGTCAATAGGTCAATATACACGCCATACAACGGTGCTAAGACATCCCACTCCGTGAAGAGTAAAACGAAATCCCTACTAAGAAGCTGGTCATATATACGCATGTCAAAATCCTTGTGTATGATATATTTGGAAGGCTCAACATCATCTTATATGAACCTCTCTTTGTTAGTTGTGTGTTCTATTTGTCTTGACAATCGCTTAACACACCTCTAAAGTCCCAAGCCAAGAACTATAACTGCGTCTCTATCAATGGCTAGTCTCTCTCAATGTACACCCCAACGGCCATTTGCAAGTTTGCCATTGAAAACGAATAAAGGACCACCGTTGTTTTGTTGCGTAAGCTCTCTACTCAATCCTTTCCCCAGTTCCACCTTCCCATTCTCTCCCGTAATAAATCGACACATGTACTAGACTTTGCAGAACTTCCTCGCACGCCCGTTGAGGGAAAAGGGCGGGTTCCCGGTTCACTTTTGTGACCGACACCAACTTCGCGTGAAAGGAAATGAAGTTGGGGTCCATGAAATTACACAAATAATTAATCACTTAAACTTAAAATCATTTCGTCATACAACATGTTCAAAGAAGATGTTCAAACACTTAGGTAGACtgttttgagaaaataaaaagttgattTTCTAGTTTCAAAGAAAATGTCTAAGTCCTACATGGATTGACATTCTCTACTTTGCTGTCAAATTCGAAGGCAacatcaaaatattttttttgttttattttaatgttttgcccatatatttatttattgattattttatgagaaattttatttgaacctatGTAACCTCTTTTTACACCTAACTTACTATTTTCACCCATATTACTTTTAAGTAAACTACCAATAtctttttaaacccaaattttctacctaaactaccctcacaaagttaattcaatttataaatttttctctacacccatttagaaaatacaaatcctaaatttgcaaacaaaaGTCCATTTCAAGTTAGGACTACGAAAAAATTGACAAATTCATAATCTAAGCAATATAATTGTCCTTGCAATTATATTATAATAGGGTTACCAAtcaataatatttctttttctttttcaattaccAAGCACTGGGGTTTTTTTGGAGAGAGCTCATCAAAGTTGAAATCAAACCACCTACTGAAGCATAGCCCTTTTCTCCATGGTTTAaaatctctctcattctctagCTCTCTCTCTTCCATTCGTTTATTAACATTAGTTCAGTCAATTAGGTATATTGTTACTATTTCACATCTAAAATGGCTTTATCAATTCTTAAAGGACTTCTCAGGCGAAGTTTCATATAATCTATCCATAGAAGTGCATGAAGTTTCAATGGTAGCCAGTTTCATAGCTTGAATGAATCCTGTCTCACCTTTGGTACTGTAGTGATTTAATCAAACGAAAGAACCATGCATACACTAGAAGGCTGGATGAGACCATTACATAATTATTTGGATGAAATAAGGGGTGATGGTAGAATTTAATTATAgagtgggtttattgataagttttagttttattgttaatttcattttgtagtttatggtaattatgtaataaagtaaaaaaagataattaaaattaaagtttaagttgggtgtagaaagaggttatacgggttcaaataaaatttcccttattTTATTAGTAAATTTCAGACCCCCTTGATTTTATAAATactaaagaaaaacattttaatttgaCATTTTAGTTGGAATAGGAGATTTGGCAAACTATTATTTGCCACATcagctaaaattaaaattttccattttAATTTAACATCTCTATTGGAGATAGTCTTAGTATTACGAttgaataatatttttctttacttgtaattgaTAGGTTTTAAGTTTGAATATTATGAATATCAAGTTTGAATCCACAATATATTGACACTAAGGTTGAAGGAATAAATTACTTGTACCATTGAGTAGTACTAATGTAGCCGGACTAGTTTAGACTTGACATTATATTATTAAGGGTGAAGTGTCGATTTAGTCCCTAAACAATCacctcagtgaaaattaggtccctaaaTTATTTGTTCGGTAAAATAAGTCACTGAACTAGTTAataattgctaatttcatcccttCTACTATATTCAAAGATATTCTatccaatttttcgtcaacttaagtcaTTGACACACTTTACAATGTAATACTGTCATTTTCTCGCctataagcccttaacatttcatataggttgtaAATTTAACgtctaatttaccctccaaagttaactccatacactatttTTCTATGGAAAATTACCAATCTACTATCTAATGTGTATCACATAcaagtaacgtgacttaaattAACGAAAAGTTAAATATAGCAGCTTCGAAtctaatattagggatgtaattggtagatttttataattcaatgactgatttttctgaagaaaaaaaagtttagaAATCTAATTTTCAATCAAGTAATTATTCAGGAACTAAATTAGCAGTTCACCCTATTATTAAAGTGATAGTACATGGGTCGCAGAAGGTGTGAAAAGCCCATGGGTTCCCATTTAGGCCTATCAACATATGACCCAAGAGAAAACAAACTGCAAGTCCGCATTTGACCCAATTACATTCGGGTTGACCCGAAAAGTGCTTAAACCCTGGAAATCCCCTGGTTCATATCAACGTCTCTGCTGTTTGTCTCAGTGAGAAGTTTAGCAGCCATGAATCGAGCAAAGGCGGCGTTTCTCACTACCCGCCGATTCGCCAACTCGCTCGCGGCGACTCGGTTCGATGTCATAGCTCCGCTGCTTTATTCTCAGGTGACTCAGTCCTCTCACCTCTCTCACTTCCTTTCAAATCAATCCCACTTCCTCAACACCCATCAAAAGCTATTCTTTTCCTCGACCCCCAACTCGGTCCTGCAACTCGTTCTGGCCAACAAATGGTCCGCCGAGCTGGAGACCGAGTTATCGGAGTCGTACCCATCACCGACCCACGATGTAGTAATCTAtgttttgaagaaattggatAAAGACCCACGAAAAGCTTGGGATTTTTTCAATTGGGTCTGCGAGAAAGACGGATTTAGGCCAAGTTCTTCGGTGTTTAGCTTAATGCTTAGGGTTTTAGTGCATAAGAATTCGATGAAGGAGTTTTGGATTGCTCTGAGGAAGATGAAAGAGCAGGGATTTTTCATTGATGCGCAAACTTATATGGCGATTAGAGAGCAGTTGAAAAAGGGGAGGATGGATAGTGATGTCGTGGCTTTCAAGCATTTTTACGAGAGGATGGTCGAAGATAACGCGGCGGATGAGGTTGTGAAGAGCGTGGTGGATGTTGTTTCGGGGTCGGAGTGGAGTGATGGGGTTGAGAAAGAATTGGGGGAGATCAAACTTGAGTTATCAGATCATTTTGTCATTAGGGTACTGAAGGAACTCAGGACTCGCCCGTCGAAGGCCTTGAGGTTTTTCCATTGGGTTGGTCAGTGTTCCGGTTATGAACACAATACAATTACATACAATGCAGTTGCGAGGGTTCTTGCGTGGGCTGATTCGATGGGGGAGTTTTGGAGTGTGATTGAGGAGATGAAGGCTGCAGGTCATGAGCTGGATTTGGACACTTATATAAAGATTACACGGCAGTTTCAGAAGAGCAGGATGATGGAGGACGCGGTGAAGCTGTATGAGCTCATGATGGATGGCCCTTACAAACCTTCTGCTCAGGATTGCATCATGCTTTTAAGGAGCATCTCAGGGAGTGATAAACCGGATCTGGATATGGTTTTTAGAGTTGCAAAGAAGTTCGAGTCTGCGGGGAATACACTCTCCAAGCCTGTTTACGATGGGATTCACAGGTCTCTGACAGGCGCAGGACGATTTGATGAAGCGGAGGAAATTATGAAGGTTATGAGAAATGCAGGGTACGAGCCGGACAACATTACATACAGCCAATTGGTCTTTGGACTTTGTAAGGCCAAGAGACTCGAAGAAGCCTGCAATGTGTTGGAAGAAATGGAAGCAGACGGATGCGTTCCTGATATCAAGACTTGGACCATTTTGATTCAAGGGCATTGCGCCGCTGATGAAGTTGACACAGCGCTGATTTGTTTCGCAAAGATGATGGAAAAAGGCTGTGATGCGGATGCTGATCTGATGGACGTGTTGATAGAGGGGTTCCTTAGGCAGAGGAAGATAGATGGTGCGTATAAACTGCTTGGCGAAATGGTGAAAAAAGCTCGTTTAGTGCCTTGGCAAGCCACATacaaaaatcttatcgaaaattTGTTAGAGGTTAGAAAACTCGAAGAAGCATTCGAACTTCTtcatttgatgaagaaacagAACTACCCACCTTATCCAGAGCCTTTCGTCCAATATATATCGAAGTCTGGTTCTGTGGAGGATGCTGCAGACTTTTTCAAGGCATTGACTGTTAAGGAACATCCATCATCTGCAGCGTATGTCCACGTTTTGAAAGCATTCTTTAAGGAAGGTAGATACACCGAGGCCAAAGATCTGCTTCATAAGTGCCCTCATCATATTCGAATGCATGGTGAAATTTGCAAGCTTTTTGG is drawn from Malus domestica chromosome 14, GDT2T_hap1 and contains these coding sequences:
- the LOC103455076 gene encoding pentatricopeptide repeat-containing protein At3g48250, chloroplastic-like, with product MNRAKAAFLTTRRFANSLAATRFDVIAPLLYSQVTQSSHLSHFLSNQSHFLNTHQKLFFSSTPNSVLQLVLANKWSAELETELSESYPSPTHDVVIYVLKKLDKDPRKAWDFFNWVCEKDGFRPSSSVFSLMLRVLVHKNSMKEFWIALRKMKEQGFFIDAQTYMAIREQLKKGRMDSDVVAFKHFYERMVEDNAADEVVKSVVDVVSGSEWSDGVEKELGEIKLELSDHFVIRVLKELRTRPSKALRFFHWVGQCSGYEHNTITYNAVARVLAWADSMGEFWSVIEEMKAAGHELDLDTYIKITRQFQKSRMMEDAVKLYELMMDGPYKPSAQDCIMLLRSISGSDKPDLDMVFRVAKKFESAGNTLSKPVYDGIHRSLTGAGRFDEAEEIMKVMRNAGYEPDNITYSQLVFGLCKAKRLEEACNVLEEMEADGCVPDIKTWTILIQGHCAADEVDTALICFAKMMEKGCDADADLMDVLIEGFLRQRKIDGAYKLLGEMVKKARLVPWQATYKNLIENLLEVRKLEEAFELLHLMKKQNYPPYPEPFVQYISKSGSVEDAADFFKALTVKEHPSSAAYVHVLKAFFKEGRYTEAKDLLHKCPHHIRMHGEICKLFGSREGKQKRNTTEDGGKQKQASKEGKRKQTTTEGK